From one Vicia villosa cultivar HV-30 ecotype Madison, WI unplaced genomic scaffold, Vvil1.0 ctg.001413F_1_1, whole genome shotgun sequence genomic stretch:
- the LOC131635027 gene encoding GRAS family protein RAM1, producing the protein MMNSLCGSSNSIKEKCVQPTSSKKNVTNSCDDLDQISTILTPQSLNLPSLKFDLDGDVEVQSPDSSMWESFFNDHLDNDFMISSPIRNNNINPNSPQASTYNNSNYNNSSNYVQGMQIQTFSPPRLSSYNNQQKGKGLSPLHRVFNSPNNQYMQHVENLSLPAIEEFLEDFQVDVDFPSTKAISSSNDQCFDMETPISTILDSLTMQNSSSRYEESSVMHGGGGSSQVSQESDMYHQMGSMASASLSQALQQERYQEKHQKLQAQQQSLTVPIPIGIEQEQDSGLQLVHLLLACAEAVAKEEYMLARRYLHQLNRVVTPLGDSMQRVASCFTESLSARLAATLTTKSSSMKKITPPSSSSSSSSSSFSTFPSNAMEVLRIYQIVYQACPYIKFAHFTANQAIFEAFEAEERVHVIDLDILQGYQWPAFMQALAARPGGAPFLRITGVGPCIESVRETGRCLTELAHSLRIPFEFHPVGEQLEDLKPHMFNRRVGEALAVNTVNRLHRVPGNHLGNLLSMIRDQAPNIVTLVEQEASHNGPYFLGRFLEALHYYSAIFDSLDATFPMESAPRAKVEQYIFAPEIRNIVACEGEERIERHERLEKWRKIMEGKGFKGVALSPNAVTQSRILLGLYSCDGYRLTEDKGCLLLGWQDRSIIAASAWRC; encoded by the exons ATGATGAATTCACTTTGTGGAAGCTCAAATTCCATCAAAGAAAAATGTGTTCAACCAACTTCTTCAAAGAAAAATGTCACAAATTCTTGTGATGATTTAGATCAAATTAGTACTATTCTAACCCCACAAAGCTTAAACCTACCCTCACTCAAATTTGACTTAGATGGTGATGTGGAAGTCCAATCGCCAGATAGTTCAATGTGGGAATCATTTTTCAATGACCATTTAGATAATGATTTCATGATATCATCACCAATTAGGAACAACAACATTAACCCTAATTCACCACAAGCTTCTActtacaataattctaactataataATAGTAGTAACTATGTTCAAGGAATGCAAATTCAAACCTTTTCACCACCTCGTTTAAGTAGTtataataatcaacaaaaagGAAAAGGACTTAGTCCACTTCATAGAGTTTTCAACTCACCAAACAATCAATACATGCAACATGTTGAAAATCTTTCTTTGCCAGCAATTGAAGAGTTCTTAGAAGATTTTCAAGTTGATGTTGATTTTCCATCAACAAAGGCTATTTCTTCTTCTAATGATCAATGTTTTGACATGGAGACACCGATTTCGACGATTTTGGATAGTTTAACAATGCAGAATTCTTCATCAAGGTATGAAGAATCATCTGTTATGCATGGTGGTGGTGGATCTTCTCAAGTGTCTCAAGAGAGTGATATGTATCATCAAATGGGATCTATGGCTAGTGCTTCACTTTCACAAGCTTTGCAACAAGAGAGGTATCAAGAGAAACACCAAAAGTTGCAAGCTCAACAACAAAGTCTTACAGTTCCTATTCCAATTGGAATTGAACAG gAGCAAGACAGTGGACTTCAACTGGTGCACTTGCTGCTAGCTTGTGCTGAAGCAGTTGCAAAAGAAGAATACATGCTAGCAAGGAGGTACCTACACCAGCTCAACAGAGTAGTAACACCACTAGGTGACTCCATGCAACGTGTGGCTTCATGTTTCACAGAATCTCTGAGTGCAAGACTCGCTGCAACCCTAACAACAAAGTCATCATCAATGaaaaaaataacaccaccatcttcatcatcatcatcctcatcatcaaGTTTCTCTACCTTTCCATCAAACGCCATGGAAGTCCTCAGGATCTACCAGATTGTCTACCAGGCTTGTCCTTACATAAAGTTCGCTCACTTCACCGCTAACCAAGCGATTTTTGAGGCGTTTGAGGCAGAGGAGCGTGTCCACGTCATCGACCTTGATATCCTCCAGGGTTACCAATGGCCTGCATTCATGCAGGCATTGGCTGCACGGCCTGGCGGTGCTCCGTTTCTCAGGATCACAGGCGTCGGGCCGTGCATTGAATCGGTTAGAGAAACCGGACGATGCTTAACCGAGTTAGCTCATTCTCTTCGTATCCCGTTTGAGTTTCACCCTGTCGGAGAACAACTTGAGGATCTTAAACCACACATGTTTAACCGCCGTGTAGGCGAGGCTTTAGCGGTTAACACAGTTAACCGCCTCCATCGTGTTCCCGGGAACCATCTCGGGAACCTGTTATCTATGATTAGAGACCAAGCCCCGAACATCGTGACGCTAGTCGAGCAAGAAGCAAGCCATAACGGGCCATACTTTCTAGGCCGGTTTCTCGAGGCCTTGCATTACTACTCGGCCATCTTCGACTCTCTGGACGCGACATTCCCAATGGAATCAGCACCTAGAGCTAAGGTGGAGCAGTATATCTTCGCACCAGAGATTCGGAACATCGTGGCATGCGAAGGCGAGGAAAGGATAGAGAGACATGAGAGGTTGGAAAAATGGAGGAAGATAATGGAAGGGAAAGGGTTCAAAGGAGTAGCATTGAGTCCGAATGCGGTGACGCAATCGAGAATATTGTTGGGTTTGTATTCATGTGATGGGTATAGGTTAACTGAGGACAAGGGTTGCTTGTTGCTTGGGTGGCAAGATAGATCCATCATTGCTGCTTCTGCATGGCGCTGCTGA